A single region of the Pseudomonas mandelii genome encodes:
- a CDS encoding DUF6124 family protein, with translation MKRSVPDPPLETSTQDKPTDDPLRDRSALYRAIDFYLTGEQPSAPDELRFYNVSEDVSFEDTQLYVADLLRCASVTAYQCGDHLKGADRAMVFSVWHLLEIAKAMVDRSIDCLGMKQG, from the coding sequence ATGAAAAGATCTGTCCCCGATCCACCTCTCGAAACATCCACCCAAGACAAACCCACCGACGATCCACTCAGAGATCGTTCCGCCCTTTATCGTGCGATCGATTTCTACCTCACCGGAGAACAGCCTTCGGCCCCCGATGAACTGCGGTTCTACAACGTCAGTGAAGACGTGAGCTTTGAAGACACCCAACTCTATGTTGCGGACTTGCTGCGCTGCGCTTCAGTCACCGCGTATCAGTGTGGCGATCACCTCAAGGGGGCGGATCGAGCCATGGTGTTTTCCGTTTGGCATTTGCTGGAGATTGCCAAAGCCATGGTTGATCGCTCCATTGATTGTTTGGGGATGAAGCAGGGCTGA
- a CDS encoding class I SAM-dependent methyltransferase, translated as MKQTPDDLQKITATTLDHYNSVAEGFREGTRDHDVSQNIDALLRHIQGEAPFDILDFGCGPGRDLQTFTRMGHRAVGLDGSEKFAQMAREDSGCEVWQQDFLKLDLPDERFDGIFANAVLFHIPRQELPRVLKELRRALKPGGVLFSSNPRGENQEGWNGPRYGAYHDLAAWQQLLTEAGFVELEHYYRPAGLPREQQPWLASVWRKPV; from the coding sequence ATGAAGCAAACCCCCGACGACCTCCAGAAGATCACCGCCACCACCCTGGACCATTACAACTCGGTGGCCGAAGGTTTTCGCGAGGGGACTCGCGATCATGATGTCAGCCAGAACATCGATGCCCTGCTGCGGCATATTCAGGGCGAGGCGCCGTTCGACATTCTCGATTTCGGCTGTGGGCCGGGGCGGGATTTGCAGACGTTCACGCGCATGGGCCACAGGGCTGTCGGGCTCGATGGTTCGGAAAAGTTTGCGCAGATGGCGCGTGAGGACAGTGGATGCGAAGTATGGCAGCAGGACTTTCTGAAGCTGGACCTGCCGGATGAACGCTTCGACGGGATTTTTGCCAATGCGGTGTTGTTTCATATCCCGCGCCAGGAATTGCCTCGGGTGTTGAAGGAGTTGCGCAGGGCGTTGAAGCCAGGTGGCGTGTTGTTCAGTTCCAATCCTCGCGGCGAGAATCAGGAAGGGTGGAATGGGCCGCGTTATGGGGCTTACCACGATCTTGCGGCGTGGCAGCAATTACTGACTGAGGCGGGGTTTGTGGAGCTGGAGCATTACTACCGGCCGGCGGGGCTGCCGCGGGAGCAGCAGCCTTGGTTGGCGAGTGTGTGGCGCAAGCCGGTGTAG